One genomic window of Biomphalaria glabrata chromosome 9, xgBioGlab47.1, whole genome shotgun sequence includes the following:
- the LOC129928380 gene encoding putative surface protein bspA-like has product MYQTLYSTCTKLCTPHVPNSVFHMYQTLYSTCTKLYSTCIKLCTPHVPNSVLHMYQTLYSTCIKLCTPHVPNSVLHMYQTLYSTCIKLCTPHVPNSVLHMYQTLYSTCTKLCTPHVPNSVLHMYQTLLHMYQTLYSTCTKLCTPHVSNSVLHMYQTLYSTCIKLCTPHVPNSVLHMYQTLYSTCIKLCTPHVPNSVLHMYQTLYSTCTKLCTPHVPNSVLHMYQTLYSTCTKLCTPHVSNSVLHMYQTLYSTCTKLCTPHVPNSVLHMYQTLYSTCTKLCTPHVSNSVLHMYQTLYSTCIKLCTPHVPNSVLHMYQTLYSTCTKLCTPHVSNSVLHMYQTLYSTCTKLCTPHVPNSVLHMYQTLYSTCTKLCTPHVPNSILYMYQTLYSTCTKLCTPHVSNSVLHMYQTLYSTCIKLCTPHVPNSVLHMYQTLYSTCTKLCTPHVPNSVFHMYQTLYSTCTKLYSTCIKLCTPHVPNSVLHMYQTLYSTCTKLCTPHVSNSVLHMYQNLYST; this is encoded by the coding sequence atgtatcaaactctgtactccACATGTACCAAACTCTGTACTCCACATGTACCAAACTCTGTATTCCACATGTACCAAACTCTGTACTCCACATGTACCAAACTCTACTCCAcatgtatcaaactctgtactccACATGTACCAAACTCTGTACTCCACATGTACCAAACTCTGTACTCCAcatgtatcaaactctgtactccACATGTACCAAACTCTGTACTCCACATGTACCAAACTCTGTACTCCAcatgtatcaaactctgtactccACATGTACCAAACTCTGTACTCCAcatgtatcaaactctgtactccACATGTACCAAACTCTGTACTCCACATGTACCAAACTCTGTACTCCACATGTACCAAACTCTACTCCAcatgtatcaaactctgtactccACATGTACCAAACTCTGTACTCCAcatgtatcaaactctgtactccACATGTACCAAACTCTGTACTCCAcatgtatcaaactctgtactccACATGTACCAAACTCTGTACTCCAcatgtatcaaactctgtactccacatgtatcaaactctgtactccACATGTACCAAACTCTGTACTCCAcatgtatcaaactctgtactccACATGTACCAAACTCTGTACTCCACATGTACCAAACTCTGTACTCCAcatgtatcaaactctgtactccACATGTACCAAACTCTGTACTCCAcatgtatcaaactctgtactccacatgtatcaaactctgtactccACATGTACCAAACTCTGTACTCCACATGTACCAAACTCTGTACTCCACATGTACCAAACTCTGTACTCCACATGTACCAAACTCTGTACTCCAcatgtatcaaactctgtactccACATGTACCAAACTCTGTACTCCAcatgtatcaaactctgtactccACATGTACCAAACTCTGTACTCCACATGTACCAAACTCTGTACTCCACATGTACCAAACTCTGTACTCCAcatgtatcaaactctgtactccACATGTACCAAACTCTGTACTCCACATGTACCAAACTCTGTACTCCACATGTACCAAACTCTGTACTCCACATGTACCAAACTCTGTACTCCACATGTACCAAACTCTGTACTCCACATGTACCAAACTCTATACTCTACATGTACCAAACTCTGTACTCCACATGTACCAAACTCTGTACTCCAcatgtatcaaactctgtactccACATGTACCAAACTCTGTACTCCAcatgtatcaaactctgtactccACATGTACCAAACTCTGTACTCCAcatgtatcaaactctgtactccACATGTACCAAACTCTGTACTCCACATGTACCAAACTCTGTATTCCACATGTACCAAACTCTGTACTCCACATGTACCAAACTCTACTCCAcatgtatcaaactctgtactccACATGTACCAAACTCTGTACTCCAcatgtatcaaactctgtactccACATGTACCAAACTCTGTACTCCAcatgtatcaaactctgtactccACATGTACCAAAATCTGTACTCCACATGA
- the LOC129928438 gene encoding uncharacterized protein LOC129928438, with amino-acid sequence MGLSESRFKEREDNNKEAESTSSQVQTESTVIKSSGQENDLFMCIQVDLDSTFGAHEVETTEDGTSAFQKIYDNCKKNPGHADLIPVQSFSLHHLPDGHRSQNLYDMIKATAELTVRIGVSMVSPKRPEFFPHTNVTYPFYNKGGYDKNRIGTGDITVFKYKKGFGCDAFGSKYNRLGKKYRRSYKRCLCDKCQHSKKPSKVWWEILFNTATHVVFDEIEAEHTSCRLFFDAPGSPKVIVDKVVVDFVSVEMDMCVLKHVTCDDTLGPRLSEIVKTRGELWDKVREEYVNLEDDKLSFIVSHPHGGPKMVSVGQLIENCKVGEYNDNVDITKLTYSTCTCPGSSGARVRCVGLDSTHVHNGALNPGQNYSSIDFCLKEHSELQSP; translated from the exons atgggACTCTCCGAGTCAAGGTTTAAAGAAAGGGAAGATAATAACAAGGAG GCTGAATCTACCTCTTCACAAGTTCAGACTGAGAGTACAGTTATCAAATCATCAG GACAAGAAAATGATCTGTTCATGTGCATACAAGTTGACTTAGACAGTACCTTTG GAGCACATGAAGTAGAGACAACAGAAGATGGAACATCAGCTTTTCAGAAGATATATGATAACTGCAAGAAGAATCCAGGACATGCGGATTTGATTCCCGTCCAGTCATTCAGCTTACACCATTTACCTGATGGACATCGCAGTCAAAATTTATATGATATGATCAAAGCTACAGCCGAGCTGACGGTTAGAATTGGTGTGTCCATGGTTAGTCCTAAGCGACCTGAGTTTTTCCCTCACACGAATGTGACGTACCCTTTTTATAACAAGGGAGGTTATGACAAGAATAGAATAGGAACAGGGGACATAACTGTCTTCAAGTACAAAAAAGGTTTTGGGTGTGACGCATTTGGTAGTAAATATAATAGACTTGGGAAAAAATATAGGCGAAGTTATAAAAGATGTTTGTGTGATAAATGTCAACACTCGAAAAAGCCCAGCAAAGTCTGGTGGGAGATTCTCTTCAACACGGCTACCCACGTGGTATTTGACGAGATCGAGGCTGAACATACTTCCTGCAGATTGTTTTTTGATGCGCCTGGAAGTCCAAAGGTCATCGTGGATAAGGTCGTCGTGGACTTTGTCAGCGTAGAGATGGACATGTGTGTCCTGAAACACGTGACCTGTGACGACACTCTGGGACCTCGCCTGTCTGAGATCGTCAAAACTCGGGGTGAACTGTGGGATAAAGTCCGCGAGGAGTACGTGAATCTGGAGGATGACAAGTTGAGCTTTATAGTGTCGCATCCTCACGGCGGACCCAAGATGGTCAGCGTTGGTCAGTTAATAGAGAACTGCAAGGTGGGGGAGTACAACGACAATGTGGACATCACCAAGTTGACCTACAGTACGTGCACGTGTCCAGGGAGCAGTGGGGCCAGGGTCAGATGTGTTGGACTTGATAGTACTCACGTTCACAATGGGGCTTTAAATCCCGGTCAGAATTACAGCAGTATTGATTTCTGTCTCAAAGAGCATTCAGAACTACAGTCACCTTGA